One window from the genome of Streptococcus salivarius encodes:
- a CDS encoding sensor histidine kinase yields MTKRSIFAKIFLITFALFSSLVILLHASVYFIFPSSYIESQRQTILKKSQALAKSFQGQEEGTIESVIDLYSKTNDIKVSIKGKQKQNAIEVKDDLLVNPDSQNNSVVIEERKIQTKEGNDLTLQFLATVDSQKEARDISLGFLPYTLLASFVLSLIASYLYARMISAPILEIKRMTKRMKRLDRTASLPIDSQDEIGVLKQHINDLYHHLLEVIDNLEKQKQENLKLEQMKVEFLRGASHELKTPLASLKIILENMRDNIGRYKDRDRYLSVSLDIVDEMNQIVLEILSLSSIQELGGEKEWIQLDDVVNRILTQNQVLVETRSLSIENYLPITSIFMNLAILKLVLSNIISNAVKHSDKGGVVRIGLENGGTDFVIENTIVSKENSSTKAQAKKEGGLGLFVVKYLLEHEELSYRFEESSTGRRFVMVLPKK; encoded by the coding sequence ATGACCAAACGGAGTATCTTTGCAAAAATCTTTCTGATCACCTTTGCCCTTTTTAGTAGCTTAGTTATCCTTCTCCATGCTTCGGTTTACTTTATTTTTCCATCGAGCTATATCGAGTCCCAGCGCCAGACGATTTTGAAGAAATCGCAAGCACTGGCCAAGAGTTTCCAGGGTCAGGAAGAAGGGACCATTGAGTCGGTCATCGACCTTTATTCCAAGACCAATGATATCAAGGTGTCTATCAAAGGAAAGCAAAAACAAAATGCCATAGAGGTAAAGGATGACCTGCTCGTGAACCCTGATAGCCAAAATAATTCGGTGGTTATTGAAGAGCGAAAGATTCAGACCAAGGAAGGGAACGACTTAACCTTGCAATTCTTAGCGACCGTCGATTCGCAAAAGGAAGCGCGAGATATCAGTCTGGGCTTTCTTCCCTATACACTCCTTGCTTCTTTTGTTCTGTCGCTGATTGCATCCTATCTCTATGCCCGCATGATTTCTGCTCCAATCCTTGAGATCAAGCGGATGACCAAGCGGATGAAGCGCCTGGATCGGACAGCCAGTCTCCCCATTGACTCGCAGGATGAGATCGGCGTTCTCAAGCAACACATCAACGACCTCTATCACCACCTTTTAGAAGTGATCGACAATCTAGAGAAGCAGAAACAGGAAAATCTGAAGTTGGAGCAGATGAAGGTCGAATTTCTAAGAGGGGCTTCGCATGAACTCAAGACGCCTCTAGCTAGCTTGAAAATTATCCTAGAAAATATGCGAGATAATATTGGTCGCTACAAGGATCGGGACCGCTACCTATCGGTCTCCCTCGATATCGTCGATGAGATGAACCAGATCGTCCTGGAAATCCTGTCCCTATCTTCTATCCAAGAATTAGGTGGTGAAAAGGAGTGGATCCAGTTAGATGATGTGGTAAATCGCATACTCACTCAAAATCAAGTGTTGGTTGAGACTCGCTCCCTATCAATTGAAAATTATCTTCCGATAACTAGTATTTTCATGAATTTAGCTATTTTAAAATTGGTTCTCTCAAATATTATCAGTAATGCCGTCAAGCATTCTGATAAGGGTGGAGTGGTTCGAATAGGTTTAGAAAATGGAGGAACCGATTTTGTCATTGAAAATACAATTGTATCTAAAGAAAATTCTTCAACTAAAGCTCAAGCTAAGAAAGAAGGAGGATTAGGGCTTTTTGTGGTCAAATACCTTCTAGAACATGAGGAACTTAGCTATAGATTTGAGGAAAGTTCTACGGGGAGGCGCTTTGTTATGGTCTTGCCCAAAAAGTAA
- a CDS encoding response regulator transcription factor, producing MKILIVEDEVLIREGMSDYLMECGYEVFEAGDGQEALDLFHKEAPDLVLLDIQLPILNGLEVLKTIRKTSSVPVLMLTAFHDEDYKLTAFGELADGYLEKPFSLSLLKVRIEAIFKKLQPSRVFTYGEARVDFESYTASLAGQAISMNAKELEILEYLLQHEGKARTRSQILDAVWKETEEIPFDRVIDVYIKELRKKLELDCIVTVRNVGYKLERP from the coding sequence ATGAAGATACTAATCGTAGAAGATGAAGTCCTGATTCGAGAAGGGATGAGCGACTATCTCATGGAATGTGGCTATGAGGTCTTTGAAGCAGGCGATGGGCAGGAGGCCCTGGACCTCTTTCACAAAGAAGCGCCGGATCTAGTCTTGCTGGACATCCAGCTTCCTATCCTCAATGGCTTGGAAGTCCTCAAGACCATTCGCAAGACCAGCTCAGTCCCTGTCCTCATGCTAACGGCCTTCCATGACGAGGACTATAAGTTGACAGCCTTTGGAGAGTTGGCAGATGGCTACCTGGAAAAACCCTTCTCCTTGTCCCTCTTGAAGGTCCGTATCGAAGCTATTTTTAAAAAGCTTCAACCTTCACGGGTCTTCACCTATGGAGAGGCACGGGTGGATTTTGAGAGTTATACAGCCAGCCTAGCTGGGCAAGCTATTTCCATGAATGCCAAGGAGTTGGAAATCTTGGAATACTTGCTCCAGCATGAGGGCAAGGCCCGGACCCGCTCTCAGATCCTCGATGCCGTCTGGAAGGAGACGGAAGAGATTCCTTTTGACCGGGTGATCGATGTCTATATCAAGGAACTACGAAAAAAACTGGAGCTAGACTGTATTGTTACGGTACGCAATGTCGGCTATAAATTGGAGAGACCATGA
- a CDS encoding ABC transporter permease: MFRNAFAYITRKWSKSLLLLTIILLMSTLSLLGLAMRSATQEAASKSLGAITNSFSMQINRNTNPGTPRGAGNLKGEDIKKISETKGIVSTIKRINGIGDLLDYEIIETEQTLQNQSPERAKNFKSTLMLTGVNDSSKEDKFVSGAYKLVEGEHLTDKDHNQILMHEGLAKKNGLNVGDKVKLKSNLYDADNEKRADETVEVTIKGLFSGQNQAAVTYAQELYENTLITDLDTAAKLYGNTVETTTYEDATFFAKGDQNIDSLIAKIQKLDINWTLYDLVKSSSNYPALQESILGMYRVANRMFIGSLIFTSLLLTLLLILWLNARRREVGIFLALGLKKTQVAGQFLMELLMIALPAFLLSYGLASFFAEKVGKTVLSNVTEGINKQMTKESLAANLGGGAEAESFSKTLTQIHMTVQPKQLLVVILVGGFILSLVSLISSRWLLHKKPKDLLVDVE; this comes from the coding sequence ATGTTTCGAAACGCTTTTGCATATATTACACGAAAATGGTCAAAGTCACTATTACTGTTAACTATTATTCTTTTGATGAGTACTCTTAGTTTGTTAGGACTTGCTATGCGAAGTGCAACCCAAGAAGCTGCATCCAAGAGTCTAGGGGCAATTACCAATAGTTTTTCAATGCAGATTAATCGTAACACGAATCCTGGAACTCCTCGAGGGGCTGGAAATCTTAAGGGAGAAGATATTAAAAAGATTAGTGAGACTAAAGGAATTGTTTCGACTATTAAACGGATAAATGGTATTGGTGATTTACTAGATTATGAGATTATTGAAACAGAGCAAACGCTACAAAATCAATCGCCAGAACGTGCTAAAAATTTTAAGTCTACCTTGATGTTGACAGGAGTCAATGACTCATCAAAAGAAGATAAATTTGTTTCAGGTGCTTATAAACTAGTTGAAGGAGAACATCTAACCGATAAGGACCATAATCAAATCTTGATGCACGAAGGTTTAGCTAAAAAGAATGGTCTTAATGTAGGAGATAAAGTAAAGCTTAAATCTAATCTCTATGATGCTGATAACGAAAAAAGGGCTGATGAAACAGTAGAAGTGACTATCAAAGGTTTATTTTCTGGTCAAAATCAAGCTGCCGTTACCTATGCTCAGGAGTTGTATGAAAACACCCTCATCACTGATTTAGACACAGCTGCAAAACTCTATGGTAATACCGTAGAAACTACCACTTATGAGGATGCCACTTTCTTTGCTAAAGGTGATCAAAATATTGATTCCTTGATAGCAAAGATTCAAAAGTTGGACATTAACTGGACCCTCTACGATCTTGTTAAGAGTTCATCAAACTACCCTGCTTTACAGGAATCTATTCTTGGGATGTATCGTGTGGCAAATCGTATGTTTATTGGAAGTCTCATTTTTACAAGTTTATTGCTAACCCTTCTGTTGATTTTATGGTTAAATGCTCGTCGTAGAGAAGTTGGTATCTTTTTGGCCTTGGGACTTAAAAAGACACAGGTTGCGGGTCAATTTTTAATGGAATTACTGATGATTGCCTTACCAGCCTTTCTTTTATCATATGGTTTAGCGAGTTTCTTTGCCGAAAAAGTTGGTAAAACAGTCCTTTCCAATGTTACGGAAGGTATCAATAAGCAAATGACAAAAGAATCTCTAGCTGCAAATCTCGGTGGAGGGGCTGAGGCAGAGAGCTTCAGTAAGACTCTGACTCAGATTCATATGACAGTCCAACCTAAGCAACTTTTAGTAGTTATTCTAGTCGGTGGCTTTATCTTAAGCTTGGTATCCTTAATTTCTTCTCGCTGGCTTCTTCACAAGAAACCCAAAGACCTCTTAGTTGATGTTGAATGA
- a CDS encoding ABC transporter ATP-binding protein, which translates to MLELKDVTYSYQNKSEAIFSKVNYRFEKGKFYSIIGQSGAGKTTLLSLLAGLDYPKKGQVLFNGENIKKKGSSYHRRHHVALVFQNYNLIDYLTPLENVRLVNKNADRKILSELGLDEKQINRNVLQLSGGQQQRVAIARALVSEAPIILADEPTGNLDEETAKDIIAILKRMALDRQKCVIVVTHSKEVAQASDVVLELKKKQLIEKKK; encoded by the coding sequence ATGTTAGAACTCAAAGATGTTACGTATAGTTATCAAAATAAAAGTGAAGCTATCTTCTCGAAGGTGAATTATCGTTTCGAGAAAGGTAAATTTTATAGTATTATTGGGCAATCTGGAGCGGGAAAAACGACCTTACTTTCCCTTTTGGCAGGTCTTGATTATCCCAAGAAGGGGCAGGTCTTGTTTAATGGAGAAAATATCAAGAAAAAAGGCTCTAGTTATCATCGTAGACACCATGTTGCGCTTGTTTTTCAAAATTACAATCTCATTGATTATCTTACACCTTTAGAAAATGTACGACTTGTTAATAAAAATGCCGATAGGAAGATACTTTCTGAATTGGGATTAGATGAAAAACAAATTAATCGAAATGTCCTGCAACTTTCAGGTGGGCAACAACAACGTGTAGCTATTGCGCGGGCTTTGGTTTCAGAGGCTCCAATTATCTTAGCAGATGAACCGACAGGAAATCTAGACGAGGAAACTGCCAAGGATATTATTGCTATCCTTAAAAGAATGGCCTTAGATCGCCAAAAATGTGTTATAGTTGTCACGCACAGTAAGGAAGTTGCTCAGGCATCTGATGTGGTTTTAGAGTTGAAGAAGAAACAACTCATAGAAAAGAAAAAATAA
- a CDS encoding ABC transporter permease, with translation MVLLQQATAYIFRKKTRNFILFLILFLILSCLYFCFSLMQVGGGMKAQIRKSSGASFALVSKERGSAFSWKEGEKISHLSDVMTTIPEYISPVRLIDKKVVTGKQTVKRDDLDNEANQALGATFTKGTGQSVDFRSGAFQLLKGKHLSAKGQIMIHESLARKNKLSVGDKLTLSNFQVTENRAKKMSFDIVGIFSGKKEETFTGMSSDLSENQVFLHYEDSSQLLNLTDKLVTKLSFGIKNPDRIDQVIKQVEQLDIDWYRLRLDEDRKAFDSLKESSQALQEIVRTMMISLIVTGAGILSFLMALWTRERNHEIGILLAIGKSKGRIFAQFLMEILLVSLMSLLPALAIGRLLSRLFLQEFIGQQGQQQALQLLDQIPQGLPLGLSYLCLLVLVILSLGVTTGLIWRKTPKEILSNMS, from the coding sequence ATGGTTCTCTTACAACAGGCAACTGCTTATATTTTTCGCAAAAAAACGCGGAATTTTATCCTTTTTCTCATTTTATTTTTGATATTATCTTGCTTGTATTTTTGTTTCTCTCTTATGCAAGTTGGTGGAGGAATGAAAGCACAAATCAGGAAGTCAAGTGGGGCAAGTTTTGCTCTGGTAAGTAAAGAAAGAGGCAGTGCATTTTCCTGGAAAGAGGGGGAAAAGATTAGTCATCTATCTGATGTGATGACAACGATACCTGAATATATAAGCCCAGTACGACTAATCGATAAGAAGGTCGTTACAGGAAAACAAACGGTGAAACGTGATGACCTTGATAATGAGGCTAATCAAGCCTTGGGAGCCACTTTCACTAAGGGAACAGGACAAAGTGTTGATTTTAGGAGTGGTGCTTTTCAACTTCTTAAGGGAAAGCACTTATCTGCTAAAGGTCAAATTATGATTCATGAATCGCTTGCTAGAAAAAATAAGCTAAGCGTCGGAGACAAGCTGACCTTGTCCAATTTTCAGGTGACTGAAAATAGAGCTAAGAAAATGAGCTTTGATATCGTTGGTATTTTTTCTGGCAAGAAGGAGGAGACATTTACTGGAATGTCCTCAGATTTAAGTGAAAATCAAGTCTTCCTCCATTATGAGGACTCTAGCCAGCTGCTTAATTTGACTGATAAGTTAGTGACAAAATTATCCTTTGGTATTAAGAATCCAGATAGAATCGACCAAGTCATTAAACAAGTGGAACAATTAGATATCGATTGGTATCGTCTACGTTTGGACGAGGACCGAAAGGCTTTTGACTCCTTGAAGGAATCGTCTCAAGCGCTACAAGAAATAGTCAGAACGATGATGATTAGTTTAATTGTTACAGGAGCAGGTATCCTCTCGTTTTTAATGGCACTATGGACGCGTGAGAGAAATCATGAGATAGGTATTCTTTTAGCAATTGGGAAGAGCAAGGGACGCATTTTTGCTCAATTTCTTATGGAGATATTGTTGGTGTCCCTTATGTCTTTGCTACCAGCCCTTGCTATTGGACGACTACTAAGTCGACTGTTTTTGCAAGAATTTATAGGACAGCAAGGACAGCAGCAGGCTCTTCAGTTATTAGATCAAATTCCTCAGGGACTACCTTTAGGGCTATCTTATCTATGTCTTCTAGTCTTGGTAATATTATCGCTCGGTGTGACAACAGGTCTCATTTGGCGCAAAACTCCAAAAGAAATCTTATCTAATATGAGTTAA
- a CDS encoding DUF1846 domain-containing protein — protein sequence MKKQAFSSEQYLNLQRDHILERINQFDGKLYLEFGGKMLEDFHAARVLPGYEPDNKIKLLQELKDQVEVVIAINASNIEHSKARGDLGISYDQEVLRLIDKFNELNIYVGSVVITQYSGQPAADAFRNQLEKNGITSYIHYPIKGYPTDMNHIISPEGMGKNDYIKTSRNLIVVTAPGPGSGKLATCMSNMYHDQINGIKSGYAKFETFPVWNLPLHHPVNLAYEAATADLDDVNMIDPFHLETYGKTTVNYNRDIEIFPVLKRMLERILGESPYASPTDMGVNMVGFAITDDEAAKEASKQEIIRRYYQTVLDFKNERVPETAVKKIELLMNDLGITPEDRQVVVAARTKAEETGGSALALELPNGQIVTGKNSELFGPTAAALINAIKTSAGIDKDTKLIEPEVVKPIQGLKIDHLGSRNPRLHSNEILIALAITAANNADAARAMEELGNLKGSEAHSTIILTDEDKNVLRKLGINVTFDPYYQYDKLYRK from the coding sequence ATGAAGAAACAAGCTTTTAGTTCTGAACAGTATTTGAATCTGCAACGCGACCATATTTTGGAGCGTATTAACCAGTTTGACGGGAAACTCTACTTGGAGTTTGGTGGTAAAATGTTGGAGGATTTCCACGCTGCTCGTGTCCTTCCCGGTTATGAGCCTGACAATAAAATCAAGCTCCTTCAAGAGCTCAAAGATCAGGTTGAAGTGGTCATCGCCATTAATGCTAGCAATATCGAGCACTCTAAGGCTCGTGGTGACCTTGGCATTTCTTACGATCAAGAGGTCCTTCGTCTGATTGATAAATTCAACGAACTCAATATCTATGTGGGTTCTGTTGTTATTACGCAGTATTCAGGTCAACCTGCAGCCGATGCTTTCCGTAACCAATTGGAAAAAAATGGCATCACATCTTACATCCACTACCCAATCAAGGGCTATCCAACGGATATGAACCATATCATTTCTCCTGAAGGTATGGGAAAAAATGACTATATCAAGACTAGCCGTAACCTTATCGTCGTTACTGCTCCTGGTCCTGGTTCTGGTAAATTGGCGACATGTATGTCTAACATGTACCACGACCAAATCAATGGCATCAAATCAGGTTATGCAAAATTTGAAACCTTCCCAGTTTGGAATTTGCCACTTCATCACCCAGTCAACTTGGCCTATGAAGCTGCCACTGCCGACCTTGATGATGTCAATATGATTGACCCATTCCACTTGGAAACTTATGGCAAAACTACGGTAAACTACAACCGTGACATCGAGATTTTCCCAGTCCTCAAACGTATGCTTGAGCGCATCCTTGGTGAGTCACCTTACGCTTCACCTACGGATATGGGTGTTAACATGGTTGGTTTTGCCATTACGGATGATGAGGCAGCCAAAGAAGCTTCTAAACAAGAAATCATCCGTCGCTACTATCAAACCGTCCTTGATTTCAAAAATGAACGTGTTCCTGAGACTGCTGTCAAGAAGATTGAGTTGCTCATGAATGACCTTGGTATTACTCCTGAAGATCGCCAAGTGGTTGTTGCAGCACGCACTAAGGCTGAAGAAACAGGTGGTTCTGCTCTTGCCCTCGAATTGCCAAATGGTCAAATCGTCACTGGTAAGAATTCAGAACTCTTTGGTCCAACTGCAGCTGCTTTGATTAATGCTATCAAGACTTCTGCAGGTATTGATAAGGATACTAAACTTATCGAGCCTGAAGTGGTTAAACCTATCCAAGGTCTGAAAATTGACCATCTGGGTAGCCGTAATCCTCGTCTCCACTCCAACGAAATCCTTATCGCCTTGGCCATTACTGCTGCCAACAATGCGGATGCGGCCCGTGCCATGGAGGAACTTGGTAACCTCAAAGGTTCTGAAGCTCACTCAACAATCATTCTTACCGATGAAGACAAAAATGTTCTTCGTAAGCTCGGTATCAATGTGACCTTCGATCCTTACTATCAATACGACAAATTGTACCGTAAGTAA
- a CDS encoding glycerol dehydrogenase — protein sequence MRNFASPLRYIQGENALFENAKAISELGTHPVLLCDSVVYDIVGKRFEEYLVQNGLTVVPVFFNGEASDNEINRVVSLAKEEGCDLVIGLGGGKTIDSAKAIADLLQSSVVIAPTIASTDAPVSALSVIYTDEGAFERYIFYSKNPELVLVDSKVISQAPKRLLASGIADGLATWVEARAVMQANGKTMLGKHQTLAGVAIAERCEEILFADGLQAMAACEAKVVTPALENIIEANTLLSGIGFESGGLAAAHAIHNGFTALTGDIHHLTHGEKVAYGTLVQLFLENRPKEVLDKYIRFYQQIGMPTTLKEMHLENASYEDLLKVGQQATIEGETIHQMPFEVKASDIAQAIVAVDAYVNGLD from the coding sequence ATGAGAAATTTTGCAAGTCCGTTACGTTACATTCAAGGTGAAAATGCCTTATTTGAAAATGCAAAAGCCATTTCAGAATTGGGAACTCATCCTGTTTTACTATGTGACTCAGTAGTTTATGATATTGTAGGTAAACGTTTCGAAGAATACCTTGTTCAAAATGGACTCACAGTTGTACCAGTCTTCTTTAATGGAGAAGCATCGGATAATGAAATTAATCGTGTGGTCAGCCTAGCCAAAGAAGAAGGCTGTGATTTAGTTATTGGACTCGGTGGCGGTAAGACTATCGATAGTGCTAAAGCTATTGCAGACCTTCTACAATCGTCAGTTGTTATTGCCCCAACTATCGCATCTACAGATGCTCCAGTTTCAGCTTTGTCTGTTATCTATACTGACGAGGGTGCCTTTGAGCGCTATATCTTCTATTCTAAGAACCCAGAGTTGGTTTTGGTGGATAGTAAAGTGATCTCTCAAGCACCAAAACGTTTGTTAGCATCTGGTATTGCAGATGGCTTAGCAACTTGGGTAGAAGCTCGAGCAGTTATGCAAGCCAACGGAAAAACTATGCTAGGTAAACACCAAACTCTAGCAGGGGTTGCCATTGCTGAACGCTGTGAAGAGATTCTTTTTGCAGATGGTCTACAAGCCATGGCCGCTTGTGAAGCTAAAGTGGTAACGCCTGCCCTGGAAAATATTATTGAAGCTAATACCCTTCTTAGTGGTATTGGATTTGAAAGTGGTGGTTTGGCTGCTGCTCATGCCATCCATAATGGTTTCACAGCTCTCACTGGCGATATTCACCATTTGACTCATGGTGAAAAAGTAGCCTACGGAACTCTTGTGCAATTGTTCTTAGAAAATCGTCCAAAAGAAGTTTTGGATAAATACATTCGCTTCTATCAACAAATTGGCATGCCAACTACTCTTAAAGAAATGCATCTTGAAAATGCAAGCTACGAAGATCTTCTCAAGGTTGGTCAACAAGCGACTATTGAAGGAGAAACTATCCATCAAATGCCATTTGAAGTGAAAGCCTCTGATATTGCCCAAGCAATCGTAGCAGTAGATGCTTATGTTAATGGATTGGACTAA
- a CDS encoding Gfo/Idh/MocA family protein produces the protein MTNQIKYKWASLGTGVIANELAQALEALGGKLYSVANRTYDKGVAFAEKYGIEKVYKEIDEVFKDPEVDIIYISTPHNTHINFLRKALAAGKHVLCEKSITLNSEELAEAIQLAEENHVKLAEAMTIFHMPIYRKLSEIVESGKLGPLKVIQMNFGSYKEYDMTNRFFNRNLAGGALLDIGVYALSFVRWFMTSQPTEMVSQVKLAPTGVDEQAGILLTNAEGEMATVTLSLHAKQPKRGTIAYDKGYIELYEYPRGQKAVITYTEDGSQEVIEAGETAKALQYEVLDMEATVAGEDDHTYLNYSRDVMELMTQLRKDWGLVYPEEE, from the coding sequence ATGACAAATCAAATTAAGTATAAATGGGCTAGTCTTGGGACGGGTGTTATTGCCAATGAGTTGGCACAGGCTTTAGAGGCTCTAGGTGGTAAACTCTATTCCGTTGCTAATCGCACCTATGATAAGGGTGTTGCCTTCGCTGAAAAATACGGTATTGAAAAGGTTTATAAAGAGATTGATGAAGTGTTTAAAGATCCTGAAGTGGATATTATCTACATTTCAACGCCTCACAATACGCATATCAATTTTCTTCGCAAGGCACTCGCAGCAGGTAAACACGTCCTCTGTGAAAAATCTATCACCTTAAATAGTGAGGAATTGGCAGAAGCTATCCAACTCGCCGAAGAAAATCATGTCAAACTGGCAGAAGCCATGACCATTTTCCATATGCCTATCTATCGAAAACTATCTGAAATCGTGGAAAGTGGTAAGCTAGGTCCTCTCAAGGTCATCCAGATGAACTTCGGTTCTTACAAAGAATATGACATGACCAACCGCTTTTTCAATCGTAATCTAGCTGGTGGTGCCCTACTTGATATCGGTGTCTATGCCCTATCCTTCGTGCGTTGGTTTATGACCTCACAACCGACAGAGATGGTTTCACAGGTCAAATTAGCTCCGACTGGCGTTGATGAGCAAGCGGGCATTCTTCTTACCAATGCAGAAGGGGAAATGGCGACGGTGACGCTAAGTCTTCATGCTAAACAACCTAAACGTGGCACCATCGCTTATGACAAGGGCTATATCGAACTTTACGAGTACCCACGTGGGCAAAAGGCAGTCATCACCTATACGGAAGATGGCTCACAAGAAGTCATCGAGGCCGGAGAAACCGCCAAAGCCCTCCAGTATGAGGTCCTAGACATGGAAGCAACTGTTGCAGGCGAGGATGATCATACCTACCTCAATTACAGCCGAGATGTCATGGAACTTATGACTCAACTCCGCAAAGACTGGGGCTTGGTCTACCCAGAAGAAGAGTAG
- the dhaM gene encoding dihydroxyacetone kinase phosphoryl donor subunit DhaM, translating into MPELGIVIVSHSADIAKGLVSLIREVAPDIPLTATGGLEDGGLGSSFDHVQVAVDSQPAKRLLAFYDLGSARMNLEMVEEFSDKEILIQQVPLIEGAYAASALLQAGASEVEILSQINELTIQK; encoded by the coding sequence ATGCCAGAACTTGGAATTGTGATTGTATCCCACTCTGCTGATATCGCTAAAGGTTTGGTGAGTCTGATTCGTGAAGTTGCACCAGATATTCCTTTAACGGCTACAGGCGGTCTTGAAGATGGTGGACTGGGATCTAGTTTTGACCATGTTCAAGTAGCAGTGGATAGTCAACCTGCTAAACGTCTCTTGGCCTTTTATGATCTGGGCAGTGCTCGCATGAATTTGGAGATGGTTGAAGAATTTTCAGACAAGGAAATCCTTATTCAGCAGGTACCTCTCATTGAGGGGGCCTATGCGGCATCAGCCTTGCTTCAGGCAGGAGCGAGTGAAGTTGAAATCTTATCACAGATAAATGAATTAACCATTCAAAAATAG
- the dhaL gene encoding dihydroxyacetone kinase subunit DhaL: MDKTVAVKWMQGFNQKVEAEKDHLSELDGPIGDGDHGANLARGMAAAIEAINSTEPQSAAEVFKAVSMALISKVGGASGPLYGSAFMGMMKAEQAGQDLAGVLEAGLEMIKKRGHAQAGEKTMVDVWHPVVEAVKQGQLTNDVIDQAVLSTKDVAATKGRASYVGERSIGHIDPGSYSSGLLFKALLEAEE; the protein is encoded by the coding sequence ATGGATAAAACAGTTGCAGTAAAATGGATGCAAGGCTTTAACCAAAAAGTTGAAGCAGAAAAAGACCACTTGTCTGAATTAGACGGTCCTATTGGAGATGGTGATCATGGTGCTAACTTGGCGCGTGGTATGGCGGCAGCCATTGAGGCTATTAACAGCACTGAACCACAAAGTGCAGCAGAAGTGTTCAAGGCGGTTTCTATGGCCTTGATTAGTAAAGTTGGTGGTGCGTCAGGTCCGCTTTATGGGTCTGCCTTTATGGGCATGATGAAGGCTGAACAAGCTGGTCAAGATCTGGCAGGAGTGCTTGAGGCGGGTCTCGAGATGATTAAAAAACGTGGTCATGCACAAGCTGGTGAAAAGACCATGGTGGATGTTTGGCATCCGGTTGTTGAAGCTGTCAAACAAGGTCAACTAACCAATGATGTCATTGACCAAGCTGTTCTTTCAACCAAGGATGTTGCAGCTACCAAGGGGCGTGCCTCCTATGTCGGTGAGCGTTCAATTGGTCACATTGATCCAGGCTCTTATTCGTCTGGTCTACTCTTCAAAGCCTTGCTAGAAGCGGAGGAATAG